The proteins below come from a single Edaphobacter acidisoli genomic window:
- the modB gene encoding molybdate ABC transporter permease subunit — MDFDALWLTMRLAVATTAILLVASLPLAWWITRSHSAGRALVQAIVALPLVLPPTVLGYYLLIAMGPLTAPGRLLIRIFGHPLSFTFTGLLIGSVLYSLPFAVQPLVAGFSSVDAGYIEASAGLGASPWKTFWNVVMPLTRASLWTSAVLAFTHTVGEFGVVLMIGGNIPGATRTLSIALYDQVQDFNYAAANRTALLLLVIALVALLVIYLLPSLRRMDGRQADIVR; from the coding sequence ATGGATTTCGACGCGCTCTGGCTGACCATGCGGCTGGCGGTGGCGACAACGGCCATCCTGCTGGTGGCATCGCTTCCGCTGGCCTGGTGGATTACGCGCAGCCACAGCGCCGGCCGCGCACTCGTCCAGGCCATCGTCGCGCTGCCGCTGGTGCTGCCGCCAACCGTGCTCGGCTACTACCTGCTCATCGCCATGGGCCCGCTCACCGCACCGGGACGCCTGCTGATCCGCATCTTCGGACATCCACTCAGCTTCACCTTCACCGGCCTGCTCATCGGCTCCGTGCTCTACAGCCTGCCGTTCGCGGTGCAGCCGCTGGTAGCGGGATTTTCTTCCGTGGATGCGGGCTACATCGAAGCCTCCGCCGGCCTTGGCGCATCGCCGTGGAAGACCTTCTGGAACGTCGTCATGCCGCTCACACGCGCATCGCTGTGGACGAGCGCGGTACTCGCCTTCACCCACACCGTCGGCGAGTTCGGCGTCGTGCTGATGATCGGCGGCAACATCCCCGGAGCCACTCGCACGCTCTCCATCGCGCTCTACGACCAGGTGCAGGACTTCAATTACGCAGCAGCCAACCGCACCGCGCTGCTGCTGCTCGTCATCGCGCTCGTCGCGCTGCTGGTGATCTATCTGCTGCCCAGCCTGCGCAGGATGGACGGAAGGCAGGCCGACATTGTCCGCTAA
- the modA gene encoding molybdate ABC transporter substrate-binding protein, producing the protein MTVLIVGLLMLSTLFGARPAAAQNVLRVAAAADLQTVLPALSADYEKASGTKLEISYASSATLATQIMNGAPFDIFLAADYSFPEKVVAANLADTRDPTAYARGTLVLWARKDSPLQPLSMERLTDPRAQRIAIANEFHAPYGRAAVAALHWLKLYDKVEPHLVVAENIAQTAQFVETGNAQLGLISLTVAATPHFREVGTYVLVPTYAYPEIRQCAVVMTKSPHKDEAHAFLHWLLTPAVQDRLKDLGLAPVQ; encoded by the coding sequence ATGACGGTGCTGATCGTTGGCCTGCTGATGCTGAGTACGTTGTTCGGCGCGCGCCCCGCCGCAGCGCAGAATGTGCTGCGGGTTGCGGCGGCGGCGGACCTTCAGACTGTGCTCCCGGCGCTCAGCGCAGACTATGAGAAGGCGTCCGGAACAAAACTCGAAATCAGCTACGCCTCCTCGGCCACGTTGGCCACGCAGATTATGAACGGGGCGCCGTTCGATATCTTCCTCGCCGCCGATTATTCTTTTCCCGAGAAGGTCGTCGCCGCCAACCTGGCCGACACGCGCGACCCCACTGCTTATGCTCGTGGAACGCTCGTCCTGTGGGCGCGCAAGGACTCGCCTTTGCAGCCGCTCAGCATGGAGCGGCTGACCGATCCGCGTGCCCAGCGCATCGCCATCGCCAATGAGTTCCATGCGCCCTACGGCCGCGCCGCCGTGGCCGCTCTGCACTGGCTGAAGCTCTACGACAAAGTTGAGCCGCATCTGGTCGTCGCAGAAAACATCGCGCAGACCGCGCAGTTCGTCGAAACCGGCAATGCGCAGCTTGGCCTGATCTCGCTGACCGTAGCCGCCACGCCGCACTTCCGCGAAGTCGGCACGTACGTCCTCGTGCCGACTTATGCTTATCCCGAGATTCGCCAATGCGCGGTCGTCATGACCAAGTCGCCACACAAAGATGAAGCGCACGCCTTTCTCCACTGGCTGCTCACACCAGCCGTTCAAGACCGCCTGAAGGACCTCGGCCTCGCCCCAGTGCAGTAA
- the thrC gene encoding threonine synthase — protein sequence MKSATHNLRCTECGTVITGDEVNSIFRCPKCNGLYDVVYPWSENVTRPASGPEHNLPNASALRWLWQERRNSTLPIDQSGVWRFRDLLPIVSKPENVVTLREGNTPLYEMPRCAKAVGIEWLRAKHQGMNPTGSFKDTGMTAALSVAADRGYEWVACASTGNTSAAMAAYAARAGLRSIVFIPEGKIAWGKLSQSMDYGALTVQLKTDFDGCVRILTELVSRFPIYLLNSVNPYRLEGQKTPAFEMLEQLDWQVPDHIIVPGGNLANSSALGKGFMEMRHLGLISRAPKISVIQAEGANPLYRWFNDTNRIMRPVTADTRATAIRIGNPASWRKAANVIDKLGGWCEQVSEQEIALAKAQIGAEGVGCEPASAVTYAGLKKLVALGKVSPEERVVLILTGHTLKDSNYTIDYHRGELLTEAEEAQISAADKALHAGLRKPPIVLEPNPDVVMQTLESHMKVTQPA from the coding sequence ATGAAATCTGCGACCCATAACCTGAGATGCACCGAGTGCGGCACGGTGATTACCGGCGACGAAGTCAACAGCATATTCCGCTGCCCGAAGTGCAACGGCCTCTACGACGTCGTCTACCCGTGGTCGGAGAACGTGACGCGGCCCGCGTCCGGCCCGGAGCACAATCTTCCCAACGCGAGCGCGCTCCGCTGGCTGTGGCAGGAGCGGCGCAACTCGACCCTGCCCATCGATCAGTCGGGTGTGTGGCGCTTCCGCGACCTGCTGCCGATTGTCTCGAAGCCGGAGAATGTCGTCACGTTGCGCGAGGGCAACACGCCGCTCTACGAGATGCCGCGCTGTGCGAAAGCTGTCGGCATCGAATGGCTCCGCGCCAAGCATCAGGGCATGAATCCTACCGGCTCGTTCAAAGACACGGGCATGACGGCTGCGCTTTCGGTTGCGGCCGACCGTGGCTACGAGTGGGTTGCATGCGCTTCGACCGGCAATACCTCTGCCGCGATGGCCGCCTACGCCGCGCGCGCCGGGCTGCGCTCGATTGTGTTCATCCCCGAGGGCAAAATCGCCTGGGGCAAGCTGTCGCAGTCGATGGACTACGGCGCCCTGACTGTGCAGTTGAAGACGGACTTCGATGGCTGCGTGCGCATCTTGACGGAGCTGGTCTCGCGCTTTCCGATCTATCTATTGAACTCGGTGAATCCGTATCGTCTCGAAGGGCAGAAGACGCCGGCGTTCGAGATGCTGGAGCAGCTTGACTGGCAGGTGCCGGACCACATCATCGTGCCCGGCGGCAATCTGGCGAACTCGTCGGCTCTCGGCAAAGGCTTCATGGAGATGCGCCATCTGGGCCTCATCTCGCGCGCGCCGAAGATCAGCGTCATTCAGGCCGAAGGCGCGAACCCGCTCTACCGCTGGTTCAACGACACCAACCGCATCATGCGCCCGGTGACGGCGGACACGCGCGCGACGGCGATCCGCATCGGCAATCCGGCCTCGTGGCGCAAGGCGGCCAACGTGATCGACAAGCTCGGCGGCTGGTGCGAGCAGGTCTCCGAGCAGGAGATCGCGCTGGCCAAGGCACAGATCGGCGCCGAGGGCGTCGGATGCGAACCGGCCTCTGCCGTAACGTATGCCGGCCTCAAGAAGCTGGTCGCGCTGGGCAAGGTCTCGCCCGAGGAGCGCGTCGTGCTCATCCTGACCGGCCACACGCTCAAGGACTCGAACTACACCATCGACTACCACCGCGGCGAGCTGCTCACCGAAGCCGAGGAGGCGCAGATCAGCGCAGCGGACAAGGCCCTGCACGCGGGCCTGCGCAAGCCGCCGATTGTGCTGGAGCCGAACCCCGACGTGGTGATGCAAACGCTTGAGTCTCACATGAAGGTGACGCAGCCCGCATGA
- the thrB gene encoding homoserine kinase has product MTAAASPLHLRLPATSANLGPGFDALGLAMGLYLTIDAKVAEDFHIKATGRNADQCAHLKNNLILRTYDEVLTAAGRESIPYLSLDIHNEIPLGMGCGSSAAALLAGVMLANHFGHLGWTKQQILEEACHREGHPDNVAACLLGGMTASAMHKNHVVTATCGENLNWHLLLALPSASLATEKARALLPPAYTRADAVANIQNTALLVAAFAQNRPELLRTAMQDRIHQPYRMEACPLLKLLLPLNGHPGVLGIALSGAGPSVLVIAEDANAAGKLPEVIREAANDPSLEILHTFIAQASIQG; this is encoded by the coding sequence ATGACGGCAGCAGCCAGTCCGCTCCATCTTCGTCTGCCCGCGACCTCGGCCAATCTGGGGCCGGGGTTCGACGCGCTTGGCCTCGCGATGGGGCTTTACCTGACCATCGACGCGAAGGTTGCCGAAGACTTTCACATCAAGGCGACGGGCCGGAATGCTGACCAGTGCGCTCATCTCAAGAACAACCTCATCCTGCGCACCTACGACGAGGTGCTGACGGCGGCGGGGCGCGAGTCGATTCCGTACCTGAGCCTCGACATCCACAACGAGATTCCCCTGGGGATGGGTTGCGGCTCCAGCGCGGCAGCGCTGCTGGCCGGAGTGATGCTCGCCAACCACTTTGGACATCTGGGCTGGACGAAGCAGCAGATCCTCGAAGAGGCCTGCCACCGTGAAGGACATCCTGACAACGTAGCTGCTTGCCTGCTGGGCGGCATGACGGCTTCTGCTATGCATAAAAACCATGTAGTTACAGCTACATGTGGAGAAAATCTTAACTGGCACTTGCTGTTAGCGTTGCCATCTGCCAGCCTGGCCACGGAAAAGGCCAGGGCGCTCCTGCCGCCTGCTTACACCCGCGCCGACGCGGTCGCCAACATCCAGAACACGGCCTTGCTGGTCGCGGCCTTCGCGCAGAACCGTCCTGAGCTTCTACGCACAGCGATGCAGGACCGTATTCACCAGCCCTATCGCATGGAGGCGTGTCCGCTGCTGAAGCTGCTTCTGCCACTTAATGGGCATCCCGGAGTGCTGGGCATTGCCCTCAGCGGGGCGGGACCTTCGGTGCTTGTCATCGCCGAGGATGCAAACGCGGCTGGAAAGTTGCCTGAAGTGATTCGTGAAGCTGCAAATGATCCCAGTCTTGAAATACTCCACACTTTCATCGCTCAGGCATCAATTCAAGGCTAA
- the trxA gene encoding thioredoxin — MAGQYVTDVNDANFEKDVLQSAEPVLVDFWAAWCGPCRALAPVVDEVASQYHGKLKVMKMDVDANTATPMRYGIRGIPALLLFKGGKVAEQIVGYVPKDTIDKSVIKVLA; from the coding sequence ATGGCAGGACAGTATGTCACCGATGTAAACGATGCAAACTTTGAAAAAGATGTTCTCCAGTCGGCAGAGCCCGTACTGGTGGACTTCTGGGCTGCCTGGTGCGGTCCGTGCCGTGCACTGGCGCCCGTGGTGGATGAGGTCGCTTCCCAGTACCACGGCAAGCTGAAGGTCATGAAGATGGACGTTGACGCCAATACGGCCACGCCCATGCGCTATGGCATTCGCGGTATTCCTGCATTGTTGCTGTTCAAGGGTGGCAAGGTCGCCGAGCAGATCGTCGGGTACGTCCCCAAGGACACCATCGACAAATCGGTGATCAAGGTCCTGGCTTAG
- a CDS encoding hemolysin family protein — protein MLEWVFFRVMMVAFFILANSFFVAAEFAIVSVRETRVQQWISLGRPGARTVLQLKHNIDDFLPAVQLGVTLAALALGWIGEPALAEVILHAGQGLLQALPAHAVVYAHTIAVILAFALITYFEVLLGELVPKALALERTERIALAVAGPMDVFIRITRPVIALMNASATQVLRLFRAPLRGEGAVHSPQELKLIATATRRMGLLPVFQEEIIHRAIELNHVTVREIMTPRGKIFSLPANLSIEQASARIVEEQHSRVPVYDPAGGPERIIGIVYSKDISRLMHFRSVALALGGKGESGLTLRQVMRALVVVPETKPAMELLQEFQETRRHIAIVVDEFGTTVGLVTAEDAIEQLVGELEDEFDIASKSLQPQTAGVMSLDGTTTLRDLDTQLHWGFPRESGAETLAGFLLAQLGHIPEVGEVVEYGSRRFTVAEMAGRRIARVNVETLPSASPSVPTPAGSREASA, from the coding sequence ATGCTCGAGTGGGTGTTCTTCCGCGTGATGATGGTGGCCTTCTTCATTCTGGCCAACAGCTTCTTTGTCGCCGCGGAGTTCGCCATTGTCAGCGTGCGCGAGACGCGCGTGCAGCAGTGGATCTCGCTGGGGCGGCCCGGCGCGCGCACCGTTCTGCAGCTCAAGCACAACATCGACGACTTTCTGCCCGCGGTCCAGCTTGGCGTCACGCTGGCTGCGCTTGCACTGGGCTGGATTGGCGAGCCTGCGCTGGCCGAAGTCATCCTTCACGCCGGGCAGGGCCTTCTCCAGGCGCTGCCTGCGCACGCAGTTGTCTACGCGCATACGATTGCGGTCATCCTCGCCTTTGCGCTCATCACGTACTTCGAGGTGCTGCTGGGCGAGCTTGTGCCAAAGGCGTTGGCGCTCGAGCGCACGGAGCGCATCGCGCTTGCCGTTGCCGGGCCGATGGACGTCTTCATCCGCATCACGCGGCCTGTGATCGCGTTGATGAACGCCTCGGCCACGCAGGTGCTCAGGCTGTTTCGCGCGCCGCTGCGTGGAGAAGGCGCCGTGCACTCGCCGCAGGAGCTGAAGCTGATCGCGACAGCCACGCGCCGCATGGGGTTGCTGCCGGTCTTTCAGGAAGAAATCATCCACCGCGCTATCGAGCTGAACCACGTCACAGTGCGCGAGATCATGACGCCGCGTGGCAAGATATTCTCGCTGCCTGCCAATCTCTCCATCGAGCAGGCCAGCGCGCGGATTGTCGAGGAGCAGCACTCGCGCGTGCCCGTCTACGATCCGGCGGGCGGGCCGGAGCGCATCATCGGCATCGTCTATTCGAAGGACATCTCGCGGCTGATGCACTTTCGCAGCGTAGCGTTGGCGCTGGGAGGCAAAGGCGAGTCCGGCTTGACACTGCGCCAGGTGATGCGTGCGCTGGTTGTCGTGCCGGAGACGAAGCCCGCGATGGAGCTTCTGCAGGAGTTTCAGGAGACGCGCCGCCACATCGCCATCGTCGTCGATGAGTTCGGTACCACCGTAGGCCTCGTGACGGCGGAGGACGCCATCGAGCAACTGGTTGGCGAGTTAGAGGACGAGTTCGACATCGCGTCCAAGTCGTTGCAGCCGCAGACAGCGGGCGTCATGTCGCTCGACGGCACGACGACCCTGCGCGATCTCGACACGCAGCTCCACTGGGGATTTCCACGGGAGAGTGGAGCCGAGACGCTGGCAGGATTTCTGCTGGCGCAGCTTGGACATATCCCGGAAGTGGGCGAGGTTGTCGAATATGGAAGCCGCCGCTTCACCGTGGCCGAGATGGCGGGCCGCCGCATTGCACGCGTCAACGTGGAGACACTGCCTTCTGCTTCACCATCCGTGCCTACGCCAGCCGGAAGCAGGGAAGCGAGCGCATGA
- a CDS encoding ABC transporter permease — MPVYPLRRRKWFHLWSPLRRVLLTLPVVWIVVTIVFLLIHIVPGDPIVQMLGEGATASNVAALRHAYGFDAPLHTQYIRYWSGLIHGDMGQSLRLHDSVTHLVLQRYPYTLALTLTALLLGIGFSVPAGVWSAVHLNRWQDRTAGVLSLVGLSFPNFALGPILILIFSIQFGWTPVSGAGDGTATSFLAHLILPAITLGLGLSAILTRMVRTAMLEELSQDYIRTARAKGLPERQVVYRHALRNALIPILTIIGLQFGSLLAGAIVTETIFSWPGIGRLTLSAISNRDYALVQGCILAVGLTYVLINLLTDVAYTIANPRISSQ, encoded by the coding sequence ATGCCAGTGTATCCACTGAGACGGCGCAAGTGGTTCCATCTCTGGTCGCCTCTGCGCCGCGTTTTGCTAACGCTGCCCGTGGTGTGGATTGTGGTGACGATTGTCTTTCTGCTGATTCACATCGTGCCCGGCGACCCCATCGTACAGATGCTCGGCGAGGGCGCAACGGCATCGAACGTTGCCGCACTGCGCCATGCGTATGGCTTCGATGCGCCGCTGCACACGCAGTACATACGCTACTGGAGTGGGCTGATCCATGGCGACATGGGCCAGTCGCTGCGCCTGCATGATTCGGTAACGCACCTTGTCCTGCAACGCTATCCCTACACGTTGGCCCTGACGCTAACTGCGCTCCTGCTTGGCATTGGCTTCTCCGTGCCTGCGGGCGTCTGGTCCGCCGTGCACCTGAACCGCTGGCAGGACCGCACCGCGGGCGTGCTCTCGCTGGTAGGGCTGTCGTTTCCTAATTTTGCACTGGGGCCGATTCTGATTTTGATCTTCTCAATTCAGTTTGGCTGGACGCCGGTTTCGGGAGCGGGCGATGGCACCGCCACAAGCTTTCTCGCGCATCTAATCTTACCGGCCATCACACTTGGGCTGGGGCTCTCGGCAATCCTGACACGCATGGTTCGCACTGCCATGCTGGAGGAGCTGAGCCAGGATTACATTCGCACGGCACGTGCCAAAGGGCTGCCCGAAAGACAGGTTGTTTACCGCCACGCACTGCGAAATGCGCTGATTCCTATTTTGACCATCATCGGTCTTCAGTTTGGCAGCCTGCTTGCAGGAGCTATTGTGACGGAAACTATCTTTAGTTGGCCGGGAATCGGGAGATTGACCTTGTCCGCCATCTCAAACCGCGATTATGCTTTAGTACAAGGCTGCATCCTCGCGGTTGGTCTGACGTACGTTCTGATCAACCTGCTGACCGACGTGGCTTACACGATAGCTAATCCGCGGATTTCCAGCCAATAG
- a CDS encoding glycosyltransferase WbuB, with protein sequence MRILIYGLNYAPELTGIGKYTGEMAAWLAARGHEVRVVAAPPYYPAWSVREDYRARPYRVEREPGAPTVFRAPLYVPAKPTGVKRVAHLASFLLASLPAMLRQLFWKPEVVFTVEPTFFCAPLALAAATATGAASWLHVQDFEVDAAFDLGLLPAKGFTHDLALGLERAFTLGFSRVSSISAKMIERAASKGVPGDRIRLFPNWVDVDAVFPQDPSIGNVFLRELGLEGKIVLLYSGNMGAKQGLELLAPLARSLEPDPRVHFVFCGDGAFRPQLEGLVAGRPNVTLLPLQPFERLNDLLNAADIHLLPQRAGAADLVMPSKLTGMLSSGRPVIATADAGTQVAHVVEGSGPDEACGLVVPAEDSAALHAAVALLVENAALRQRLGANARAYAVEHLGRDQVLEAFERELQELA encoded by the coding sequence GTGCGAATCCTCATCTACGGCTTGAACTATGCGCCCGAGCTGACGGGCATCGGAAAATATACAGGCGAGATGGCCGCGTGGCTGGCTGCGCGCGGACACGAGGTGCGCGTGGTCGCCGCGCCGCCGTACTATCCAGCGTGGAGCGTGCGTGAGGACTACCGCGCGCGGCCTTATCGTGTGGAGCGCGAGCCGGGCGCGCCAACGGTATTTCGCGCGCCGCTGTATGTTCCCGCGAAGCCAACCGGGGTGAAGCGCGTGGCGCACCTGGCGTCGTTTCTTTTGGCCAGCCTGCCTGCGATGCTGCGACAGCTCTTCTGGAAGCCGGAGGTGGTCTTCACGGTCGAGCCCACGTTCTTCTGCGCACCGCTGGCGCTTGCGGCGGCGACGGCGACGGGTGCGGCCTCATGGCTCCATGTGCAGGACTTTGAGGTCGATGCAGCCTTCGACCTGGGACTGCTTCCGGCCAAAGGCTTCACGCATGACCTGGCTCTCGGGCTGGAGCGGGCGTTTACGCTGGGCTTCTCGCGTGTGTCGAGCATCTCGGCGAAGATGATCGAGCGCGCCGCCAGCAAAGGCGTCCCCGGCGACCGTATACGGCTGTTTCCAAACTGGGTGGATGTGGATGCTGTCTTCCCACAGGACCCGAGTATAGGCAATGTTTTTCTCCGTGAACTGGGGTTGGAGGGAAAAATAGTTCTCCTCTACTCGGGCAATATGGGGGCCAAACAGGGGCTGGAGCTGCTGGCGCCGCTGGCGCGGTCGCTTGAGCCGGACCCGCGCGTCCACTTCGTCTTCTGCGGCGATGGGGCGTTTCGCCCGCAGCTGGAGGGGCTCGTCGCCGGCCGCCCGAACGTGACCCTGCTGCCGCTTCAGCCCTTCGAGCGGCTGAACGATCTCTTGAATGCGGCGGACATCCACTTGCTGCCACAGCGCGCCGGGGCGGCGGACCTGGTGATGCCGTCGAAGCTGACCGGAATGCTTTCGAGCGGCCGGCCTGTTATCGCCACGGCTGATGCGGGAACGCAGGTCGCGCATGTTGTCGAAGGCAGCGGCCCGGATGAGGCCTGCGGGCTCGTGGTTCCTGCTGAAGACAGCGCTGCGCTTCACGCCGCGGTGGCCCTGCTCGTCGAAAACGCTGCGCTCAGGCAGAGACTCGGCGCCAATGCGCGCGCGTATGCTGTCGAGCACCTTGGCCGCGACCAGGTGCTCGAAGCATTCGAGCGTGAGCTTCAGGAGTTAGCGTGA
- a CDS encoding ABC transporter permease, translating to MSDTLQVGIAQRVRQQPLAAFGLVLLVIFITCALFAPWLAPYDPAQLNLTSRLMSPSPAHWFGTDALGRDILSRTIYGARISLIVSVSVVGLSLAIGLVAGGIAGFYGGWIDTVMNIYVTNAFMSLPGILLAIAFVAFMGPGLGNVILALAISGWVGYARLVRAQVMAVKEREFVEAARALGASDLRIMCRHVLPNILQPLIVQGAIGMAGAVLAEATLSFLGLGVPPPAASWGSMLNDARAHLFDAPHLVFFPAVAVMLTVLSFNFIGDALRDLMDPRTRLTAGL from the coding sequence ATGAGCGACACCCTTCAGGTTGGAATCGCCCAGCGCGTGCGGCAGCAGCCGCTGGCCGCGTTTGGGCTCGTGCTGCTGGTGATCTTCATCACCTGCGCACTCTTTGCGCCGTGGCTGGCGCCGTACGACCCGGCACAGCTCAACCTGACCAGCCGCCTGATGTCGCCCTCACCCGCGCACTGGTTCGGCACCGACGCGCTTGGCCGCGACATCCTCTCACGCACCATCTACGGCGCACGCATCTCACTGATCGTCTCGGTCAGCGTCGTCGGCCTGTCGCTCGCCATCGGGCTCGTCGCAGGAGGCATCGCAGGCTTCTACGGTGGCTGGATCGACACGGTGATGAACATCTATGTCACGAATGCATTTATGTCGCTGCCGGGAATCCTGCTCGCGATTGCCTTCGTCGCCTTCATGGGGCCGGGGTTGGGCAACGTCATCCTCGCGCTCGCGATCTCGGGCTGGGTAGGCTACGCGCGTCTGGTGCGCGCGCAGGTGATGGCGGTGAAGGAGCGCGAGTTCGTCGAGGCCGCACGCGCGCTCGGTGCGAGCGACCTGCGCATCATGTGTCGGCACGTGCTGCCGAACATCCTTCAGCCGCTCATCGTGCAGGGAGCCATCGGCATGGCTGGTGCCGTGCTGGCCGAGGCAACGCTCAGCTTCCTCGGCCTGGGCGTGCCACCGCCCGCCGCAAGCTGGGGCTCGATGCTCAACGACGCGCGCGCGCATCTCTTCGACGCACCGCACCTGGTCTTCTTTCCTGCCGTGGCGGTCATGCTGACGGTGCTCAGCTTCAACTTCATCGGCGACGCGCTGCGCGACCTGATGGACCCGCGCACGCGCCTGACTGCGGGGCTCTGA